A genomic segment from Paucidesulfovibrio longus DSM 6739 encodes:
- a CDS encoding HDOD domain-containing protein produces MSRREEIIARIKDVKRMPSAVQKAVVLLGDPDVDVGELSRIIEHDPGLTSNVLRLANSAYFGGSRSIASVRDAIVRLGAGNLKKMLATAGLEPVANQEIKGYGLPPGMLLKHSITVAVSAEELAKQLGRRAPEHTFTAGLLSDIGKVVLGTFLAVDAEPILALAHDQGLTFERAEEEILGINHAEVGALLLDYWELPENIVQVVRWKYDPLGFDGSDLALDLVHVADALAKMSGIGVGVDGLNYRPSDQVVKRLELTSEIIDRTMAEVLDKVEQVFEGLGGA; encoded by the coding sequence ATGAGCAGACGCGAAGAGATCATCGCGCGCATCAAGGACGTGAAGCGCATGCCCTCCGCCGTGCAGAAGGCCGTTGTGCTTCTGGGCGATCCGGATGTGGATGTCGGGGAACTCTCCCGGATCATCGAGCACGATCCGGGATTGACGAGCAACGTGCTGCGACTTGCCAACTCTGCCTATTTCGGCGGATCACGCAGCATTGCCAGCGTCCGGGATGCCATTGTCCGCCTCGGCGCAGGCAACCTCAAGAAAATGCTTGCAACGGCCGGACTCGAGCCTGTGGCCAACCAGGAAATCAAGGGGTACGGCCTTCCGCCCGGAATGCTGCTCAAGCATTCCATCACGGTGGCCGTGAGCGCCGAGGAGCTGGCGAAGCAGCTTGGCCGGCGGGCTCCGGAACACACATTTACGGCCGGTCTGCTTTCCGACATAGGGAAGGTCGTTCTCGGAACCTTCCTGGCCGTGGACGCCGAACCGATCCTGGCACTGGCCCATGACCAGGGGCTGACTTTCGAGCGGGCCGAGGAGGAGATCCTCGGCATCAACCACGCGGAAGTGGGGGCGTTGCTGCTGGACTACTGGGAGCTTCCGGAGAATATAGTGCAAGTGGTCCGCTGGAAGTACGATCCGCTCGGTTTCGACGGCAGCGATCTGGCATTGGACCTGGTTCATGTGGCGGACGCGCTCGCCAAGATGTCCGGGATAGGCGTGGGCGTGGATGGCTTGAATTACCGCCCCTCGGATCAGGTGGTCAAGCGTCTGGAACTGACAAGCGAGATCATCGACAGGACGATGGCAGAGGTGCTTGACAAGGTGGAGCAGGTTTTCGAGGGCTTGGGAGGAGCATGA
- a CDS encoding rubredoxin: protein MEKWECPCGYVYDPEIGDPENGVAPGTAWEDVPEDWVCPKCGAEKEYFEKV from the coding sequence ATGGAAAAATGGGAATGCCCTTGCGGATATGTCTATGATCCTGAGATCGGGGATCCTGAAAACGGCGTGGCCCCCGGCACCGCCTGGGAAGACGTGCCTGAAGACTGGGTCTGTCCCAAGTGCGGAGCGGAAAAAGAGTACTTCGAAAAAGTCTAG
- a CDS encoding PilZ domain-containing protein, with translation MSHESEKRSTDRAPVQKQVEFFVDADIIQAESVDLSQSGVRMNTDKPIAIRMRIYHPNGGFDEHVAQLVWAARKGEQMSYGFEFHPDPEAEE, from the coding sequence ATGAGTCATGAAAGCGAAAAAAGGTCCACTGATCGGGCACCTGTGCAAAAACAGGTGGAATTCTTCGTCGATGCGGACATCATTCAGGCGGAATCCGTCGATCTATCCCAAAGCGGCGTCCGCATGAATACGGACAAGCCCATCGCCATCCGCATGCGCATCTACCATCCGAACGGGGGATTCGACGAGCATGTGGCGCAATTGGTCTGGGCGGCGCGAAAAGGGGAGCAGATGAGCTACGGGTTCGAGTTTCATCCCGATCCGGAAGCCGAGGAATAG